From Acidipropionibacterium acidipropionici, one genomic window encodes:
- a CDS encoding SRPBCC family protein gives MPVTDVITDEKNLTLTVIADFAHPVSRVWNAYTDPRQLERFWGPPTFPATFTEWDHRVGGRALYHMNGPAGEKSYARWDFVSIEPERSFTVDDCFADESGEPAPGMPVMRMRFAFEATDQGTRMTTTSDFSSLEALQTVLEMGVVEGTRLAMGQIDAVLAGLREWFAGKGTRMEVLTDTMVRITRVIEAPRTVVWRAQTDPALIPQWMLGPDGWSMTTFDAPAEAGGTYRFAWAPDPGVEGEPFGFDGEVLLLEEPFRAVTTERMTGMDGPTTTNDLTLTEEDGLTLLTTVITYPDVATRDMILGTGVVEGMEMSYARLEEVLLTRPVA, from the coding sequence ATGCCAGTCACCGACGTCATCACCGACGAGAAGAACCTCACCCTCACCGTCATCGCCGATTTCGCCCACCCCGTCTCGCGGGTGTGGAACGCCTACACCGACCCCCGCCAGCTCGAGCGGTTCTGGGGGCCGCCCACCTTCCCCGCCACCTTCACCGAATGGGACCATCGGGTGGGCGGCCGGGCGCTGTACCACATGAACGGCCCCGCCGGGGAGAAGTCCTACGCCCGGTGGGACTTCGTCTCCATCGAACCGGAGCGCAGCTTCACCGTCGACGACTGTTTCGCCGACGAGAGCGGCGAACCGGCCCCAGGGATGCCGGTGATGCGGATGAGATTCGCCTTCGAGGCGACCGATCAGGGCACCCGGATGACCACCACCTCGGACTTCTCCTCCCTCGAGGCCCTCCAGACCGTCCTCGAGATGGGCGTGGTCGAGGGCACCCGCCTGGCCATGGGCCAGATCGACGCCGTCCTGGCCGGGCTGCGCGAGTGGTTCGCCGGCAAGGGCACCCGCATGGAGGTGCTCACCGACACCATGGTGCGCATCACCAGGGTGATCGAGGCCCCTAGAACGGTCGTCTGGAGAGCGCAGACGGATCCGGCCCTCATCCCGCAGTGGATGCTCGGGCCCGACGGGTGGTCGATGACCACCTTCGACGCCCCGGCCGAGGCGGGCGGGACGTACCGCTTCGCGTGGGCCCCCGATCCCGGCGTCGAGGGGGAGCCCTTCGGCTTCGACGGAGAGGTGCTGCTGCTGGAGGAACCCTTCCGGGCCGTCACCACTGAGCGGATGACCGGCATGGACGGACCCACCACGACCAATGACCTCACCCTCACCGAGGAGGACGGCCTCACCCTGCTCACCACGGTCATCACCTACCCCGACGTCGCCACGCGGGACATGATCCTGGGCACCGGCGTGGTCGAGGGCATGGAGATGTCCTACGCCAGGCTGGAGGAGGTGCTGCTCACCCGACCCGTCGCCTGA
- a CDS encoding DEAD/DEAH box helicase has translation MSWSVPSLDLATPSTWALGQEYAREGRSKIVGVDPATGELLGRCKGSRGRNYTVHVSYEADEYGQIFFLEGMCTCPVGYNCKHCVAVMLSDLEVQGIDLIDSDIEPDYRQYRRPSPPEPVTPVWSRALDRIFSPSLAPTGTDSAVRPLGLLVRFTPAHKGERFRAPWVGSDGFGYGITPGSVTVRPVCPGKTKKWVKSKVSWWTVQAGEAATMSPVQTEAVDALRKLYNGASYLGGQDPLPLQEIDSQALWPVLERIRDVGVPLVADDGRFTPVRIEAEPAVSTIQITREESGDLAIRADLRHPAMAPDAPVVRLGDPPHGLAWSDEDGIHLAALERVADRSWVQLAAEPEALRIPAEGYEHFITDVFPRIAQLDWASPDDSFTPPAPPAPALHLELGVTGASGTDPTPRARLRWSWHYRDEQGRGRGPLALRAGRFDPGRDIAREEEILAPVTGALAGVPATLADSAEQDILPESRLEGMDVITLVDDVLPRLEELGVVVDAGELPQFRETETPEIHVGLGSDAGNDWLDLEITVEVDGHRLPISSLIRGLTLKQEAIFLEDGSYFTLDNPELDQLRQLLAEAAELGDQRRKGVQVPAVRISWWEDLLALGIVQTSQDQWFDAVRRAIAEPPEPATTPDGLVADLRPYQLAGFQWLAGLRRSGLGGVLADDMGLGKTVQALAMILDEREHPAPDGPKLPWLVVAPTSVVPNWVEEAARFTSGLRVAMIDATRRRRGTPLAEIAAGADVVVTSYALLRLESDDYAAQPWAGMLLDEAQNAKNRASKVFSCIKTVGAPVVYAITGTPMENNLDELWAIFALAAPGLLGSHKQFQAAFRKPIERSDDDAEGRMNTLRRRIGPFLLRRTKSQIALDLPAKQEQVLHVDLAPAHRRAYERQLQHERQRVLQLTEDIDHNQIEVLSALTRLRQLAIDPGLVDQGQETTAPSSKLDALVPLLVEAAEEGHRVLVFSQFTRYLRRIAERLDREHIAYSYLDGTTPKRRAVIDGFTKGDDPVFLISLKAGGVGINLTQADYAILADPWWNPAAENQAVDRAHRIGQTRPVHVYRMVARDTIEEKVLALQDTKRRLISGVLDAGEGAAATGGSKLSAEDVRMLLS, from the coding sequence GTGAGCTGGTCCGTTCCCTCCCTCGACCTGGCGACCCCGAGCACGTGGGCGCTGGGACAGGAGTACGCCCGCGAGGGACGCTCCAAGATCGTCGGAGTGGACCCCGCAACAGGAGAGCTGCTCGGACGCTGCAAGGGATCGCGCGGACGCAACTACACCGTCCACGTCTCCTACGAGGCCGACGAGTACGGCCAGATCTTCTTCCTCGAGGGCATGTGCACCTGCCCCGTCGGATACAACTGCAAGCACTGCGTGGCGGTGATGCTCAGCGACCTGGAGGTCCAGGGGATCGATCTCATCGATTCCGACATCGAACCCGACTACAGGCAGTACCGCCGGCCCTCTCCGCCCGAACCCGTGACGCCGGTGTGGAGCCGTGCCCTGGACCGGATCTTCAGTCCCTCGCTGGCCCCCACCGGGACCGACAGCGCAGTGCGGCCCCTGGGGCTGCTCGTGCGATTCACCCCGGCCCACAAGGGGGAGCGGTTCCGGGCGCCGTGGGTGGGCAGCGACGGATTCGGATACGGCATCACCCCGGGATCGGTGACCGTCCGCCCGGTCTGCCCCGGCAAGACGAAGAAGTGGGTGAAGAGCAAGGTCTCGTGGTGGACGGTCCAGGCCGGCGAGGCGGCCACCATGTCACCGGTCCAGACCGAGGCCGTCGACGCGCTGCGCAAGCTCTACAACGGCGCCTCCTACCTCGGCGGCCAGGATCCGCTGCCCCTTCAGGAGATCGACAGCCAGGCCCTCTGGCCGGTGCTGGAGCGCATCCGTGACGTCGGCGTCCCGCTGGTGGCCGATGACGGGCGCTTCACCCCGGTGCGCATCGAGGCGGAGCCGGCCGTCTCCACCATCCAGATCACCCGCGAGGAGTCGGGTGATCTCGCCATTCGCGCCGACCTGCGTCACCCCGCGATGGCACCCGACGCCCCCGTCGTGCGGCTCGGCGATCCGCCCCACGGGTTGGCCTGGAGCGACGAGGACGGCATCCACCTCGCCGCCCTGGAACGCGTCGCGGACCGCTCATGGGTCCAGCTGGCCGCCGAGCCCGAGGCGCTGCGCATCCCGGCCGAGGGATATGAGCACTTCATCACCGACGTCTTCCCCCGGATCGCACAGCTCGACTGGGCCTCACCCGACGACTCCTTCACACCGCCGGCCCCGCCCGCACCCGCCCTGCACCTTGAGCTCGGAGTGACCGGCGCCTCGGGCACCGATCCGACCCCCCGGGCCAGGCTGCGCTGGTCCTGGCACTACCGCGACGAGCAGGGCCGCGGACGCGGCCCCCTGGCTCTGCGGGCCGGCCGGTTCGATCCGGGCCGCGACATCGCCCGGGAGGAGGAGATCCTCGCACCGGTCACCGGCGCCCTGGCCGGCGTCCCGGCCACTCTCGCAGACTCCGCCGAGCAGGACATCCTCCCCGAGTCCCGGCTGGAGGGCATGGACGTCATCACCCTCGTCGACGATGTCCTGCCGCGGCTGGAGGAACTCGGCGTCGTCGTGGACGCCGGGGAACTGCCGCAGTTCCGTGAGACCGAGACCCCCGAGATCCACGTCGGGCTGGGCTCCGATGCCGGAAACGACTGGCTGGATCTGGAGATCACCGTCGAGGTGGACGGCCACCGTCTGCCGATCTCCTCTCTCATCAGGGGACTCACCCTCAAGCAGGAGGCGATCTTCCTGGAGGACGGCTCCTACTTCACCCTCGACAACCCGGAACTCGACCAGCTGCGCCAGCTGCTCGCCGAGGCCGCCGAACTGGGCGACCAGCGCCGCAAGGGCGTCCAGGTGCCCGCGGTGCGGATCTCCTGGTGGGAGGATCTCCTCGCACTCGGCATCGTCCAGACCTCCCAGGACCAGTGGTTCGACGCCGTGCGCCGCGCCATCGCCGAACCCCCCGAGCCCGCGACGACCCCCGACGGCCTGGTCGCCGATCTGCGGCCCTACCAGCTGGCCGGGTTCCAGTGGCTCGCCGGGCTGCGGCGCTCCGGCCTGGGCGGGGTGCTCGCCGACGACATGGGACTCGGCAAGACGGTTCAGGCCCTGGCGATGATTCTCGACGAACGGGAGCACCCGGCCCCTGACGGTCCGAAGCTCCCCTGGCTGGTCGTGGCCCCCACCTCCGTGGTGCCCAACTGGGTGGAGGAGGCGGCCCGATTCACCTCGGGGCTGCGGGTGGCCATGATCGACGCGACCCGCAGACGCCGCGGCACCCCGCTGGCCGAGATCGCGGCCGGGGCGGACGTCGTCGTCACCTCCTACGCGCTGCTGCGCCTGGAGTCCGACGACTACGCCGCCCAGCCCTGGGCGGGGATGCTGCTCGACGAGGCGCAGAACGCCAAGAACCGGGCGTCGAAGGTCTTCTCCTGCATCAAGACCGTCGGCGCACCGGTGGTCTACGCGATCACCGGCACCCCGATGGAGAACAACCTGGACGAGCTGTGGGCCATCTTCGCCCTGGCCGCCCCCGGCCTGCTCGGCAGTCACAAGCAGTTCCAGGCGGCCTTCCGCAAACCCATCGAGCGCAGCGATGACGACGCCGAGGGCCGGATGAACACCCTGCGCCGGCGAATCGGGCCCTTCCTGCTGCGCCGCACCAAGAGCCAGATCGCCCTCGATCTGCCCGCCAAGCAGGAGCAGGTGCTCCACGTCGATCTGGCCCCCGCCCACCGGCGCGCCTACGAGCGTCAACTCCAGCACGAGCGCCAGCGCGTCCTGCAGCTCACCGAGGACATCGATCACAACCAGATCGAGGTGCTCTCGGCCCTCACCAGGCTGCGTCAGTTGGCCATCGACCCCGGGCTGGTCGATCAGGGACAGGAGACGACGGCGCCGTCCTCCAAGCTCGACGCCCTGGTGCCGCTGCTGGTCGAGGCGGCCGAGGAGGGCCATCGGGTGCTGGTCTTCAGCCAGTTCACCCGCTACCTGAGGCGCATCGCCGAGCGCCTGGACCGCGAGCACATCGCCTACTCGTATCTGGACGGCACCACCCCGAAACGCAGGGCCGTCATCGACGGATTCACCAAGGGCGATGACCCGGTCTTCCTCATCAGCCTCAAGGCCGGCGGGGTCGGCATCAACCTCACCCAGGCCGACTACGCCATCCTCGCCGATCCATGGTGGAATCCGGCGGCTGAGAATCAGGCCGTCGACCGCGCCCACCGGATCGGCCAGACCCGGCCGGTGCACGTCTACCGGATGGTGGCCCGCGACACCATCGAGGAGAAGGTGCTCGCCCTCCAGGACACCAAGCGCAGGCTCATCTCCGGGGTCCTCGACGCCGGCGAGGGGGCCGCCGCCACGGGCGGATCAAAGCTGAGCGCCGAGGACGTCCGGATGCTGCTCAGCTGA
- a CDS encoding ArsR/SmtB family transcription factor: MVTQVGLSEAETDRLFHALAASTRRDILRRTMTREVSVSELARSYQMSFAAVQKHVTVLEEAELIVKRAQGRTRMVRADPERIALARTLLAQYEDLWRGRVDRLDSLLNG; this comes from the coding sequence ATGGTTACACAAGTTGGGCTCAGCGAGGCCGAGACGGATCGCCTGTTCCACGCCCTGGCGGCGTCGACCAGGCGCGATATTCTGCGCCGGACGATGACACGGGAGGTCAGCGTCTCGGAACTCGCCCGCTCCTATCAGATGTCCTTCGCGGCGGTCCAGAAGCACGTGACCGTCCTGGAGGAGGCCGAGCTCATCGTCAAGCGCGCGCAGGGGCGCACCCGTATGGTCAGAGCCGATCCCGAGCGGATCGCCCTGGCGCGTACGCTCCTGGCGCAGTACGAGGATCTGTGGCGGGGCCGCGTCGACCGACTCGACTCCCTCCTGAACGGGTGA
- a CDS encoding endo alpha-1,4 polygalactosaminidase → MLRTRRPALLAMLAGFLVLASCSPGPTFPPAAGRADYQIGGAYRPDDDVAIVIRDVADTPVAGRYNICYVNAFQTQPGTLPRWRREHPGLVLSKAGAPVTDPDWPDEALLDTSTPANRTAIVSVIGKDLERCAQAGFDAVELDNLDSYLRSGGRISPADNAAMAGLLARRAHSLGMAAAQKNAPEIGDAGRRAGLDLAVAEECQVYDECDHYTRLYGSRVIEIEYTDNGVRAFEQACRARGSRISVLLRDRDVVPRGRRGHVARWCS, encoded by the coding sequence ATGCTCCGCACCCGCCGCCCGGCACTTCTCGCGATGCTGGCGGGGTTCCTGGTCCTGGCCTCATGTTCGCCCGGTCCCACCTTTCCCCCGGCCGCGGGCCGGGCCGACTACCAGATCGGGGGCGCCTACCGCCCCGATGACGATGTGGCCATCGTCATCCGCGATGTCGCCGACACCCCCGTCGCCGGCCGCTACAACATCTGCTACGTCAATGCCTTCCAGACCCAGCCGGGCACCCTCCCCCGCTGGCGCCGGGAGCATCCCGGCCTGGTCCTGTCGAAGGCCGGCGCACCGGTCACCGATCCCGACTGGCCCGACGAGGCACTGCTGGACACCTCGACTCCCGCCAACCGCACCGCGATCGTCAGCGTCATCGGCAAGGATCTCGAGCGCTGCGCACAGGCCGGCTTCGATGCCGTCGAGCTCGACAACCTCGACTCCTATCTGCGCTCCGGCGGCCGGATCTCCCCTGCGGACAACGCCGCCATGGCCGGTCTGCTGGCCCGCCGGGCGCACTCGCTGGGGATGGCGGCCGCCCAGAAGAACGCGCCGGAGATCGGGGACGCGGGTCGCCGCGCCGGCCTGGACCTGGCCGTCGCCGAGGAGTGCCAGGTCTATGACGAGTGCGACCACTACACCCGGCTCTACGGGAGCCGCGTCATCGAGATCGAGTACACAGACAATGGCGTCCGCGCCTTCGAGCAGGCCTGTCGGGCCCGAGGTTCTCGGATCTCGGTGCTGCTGCGCGACCGCGACGTGGTACCGCGTGGCCGGCGAGGCCATGTGGCCCGGTGGTGCTCCTGA
- a CDS encoding DMT family transporter — translation MAALVSAGLHIIYSLTLQGGYDRFDMGVVYPVARGTGPVLSMIVAITLLGEQPHAVEVGGAIIVVAGICVVAGNPFTGAEGRSMRGVLWGAATGAAIAGYTLWDSWSVRHLDLAATTYFTGTYFIQSLLLTPRALRRRAQIPRSLRTNWTPILMVAVFSPLAYILVLDVMKTAPVSIVAPLRESSIVIGSLLARKLFGEGHLARRLVGAGIVLAGIAVISL, via the coding sequence GTGGCCGCGCTCGTCTCGGCGGGGCTGCACATCATCTACTCGTTGACTCTTCAGGGCGGCTACGACCGGTTCGACATGGGTGTCGTCTACCCGGTCGCCCGGGGCACCGGGCCGGTGCTGTCGATGATCGTGGCCATCACCCTCCTCGGGGAGCAGCCGCACGCGGTCGAGGTCGGCGGGGCGATCATTGTGGTCGCCGGGATCTGCGTGGTGGCCGGGAACCCGTTCACCGGCGCAGAGGGACGGTCGATGCGCGGAGTGCTGTGGGGTGCGGCGACCGGTGCGGCGATCGCCGGCTACACGCTGTGGGACTCCTGGTCCGTCAGGCATCTAGATCTGGCGGCGACCACCTATTTCACCGGCACCTACTTCATCCAGAGCCTGCTGCTCACCCCACGGGCGCTGAGACGCCGCGCGCAGATCCCACGGTCCCTGAGGACGAACTGGACGCCGATCCTCATGGTCGCGGTGTTCTCGCCGCTGGCCTACATCCTAGTGCTCGACGTCATGAAGACCGCCCCGGTCTCGATCGTCGCGCCGCTGCGCGAGTCCTCCATCGTCATCGGCTCCCTGCTGGCGCGGAAGCTGTTCGGCGAGGGGCATCTGGCCCGGCGCCTGGTCGGGGCGGGCATTGTGCTCGCAGGGATCGCCGTCATCAGTCTGTGA
- a CDS encoding DUF1684 domain-containing protein, with the protein MSQTAQDTRFAADWQSWHDAHEKARTDPLGILAATGLYFLDDDPLSVDGVPGSWQLVDGQPQVTLADGETLDDAGRTLTGTVALGERISRGGVLLGYTDGDAHGAAEVAWRGSQVMLRPRRDDGAYLAHFPGTPAYPADPAWAVPAHFEAYEQAREATVGAVIDGLEHHYTAPGVLTFSIDGTQYQLTAFTGGRDGSLMVLMRDATSGVTTYGASRTLGVPAPDGDGNTVIDFNRASNLPCAYTNYATCPLPPVENRLPIAVEAGEKLPPARVE; encoded by the coding sequence ATGTCCCAGACCGCGCAGGACACCCGCTTCGCCGCCGACTGGCAGAGCTGGCATGACGCCCACGAGAAGGCCCGCACCGATCCTCTGGGGATCCTCGCCGCGACCGGTCTCTACTTCCTCGACGACGACCCGCTGAGCGTCGACGGCGTCCCGGGATCCTGGCAGCTGGTCGACGGGCAGCCGCAGGTGACCCTGGCCGACGGCGAAACTCTGGACGACGCCGGGCGCACCCTCACCGGCACCGTCGCGCTGGGCGAGAGGATCTCCCGGGGCGGAGTGCTGCTGGGCTACACGGACGGGGACGCCCATGGGGCGGCCGAGGTGGCGTGGCGAGGGTCCCAGGTGATGCTGCGGCCGCGTCGCGACGACGGAGCCTACCTGGCCCACTTCCCGGGGACTCCGGCCTACCCGGCCGATCCGGCGTGGGCCGTCCCCGCTCACTTCGAGGCCTACGAGCAGGCCCGCGAGGCCACTGTAGGGGCGGTGATCGACGGCCTGGAGCACCACTACACCGCACCCGGCGTCCTCACCTTCTCCATCGACGGGACGCAGTACCAGCTCACCGCCTTCACCGGCGGGCGCGACGGCTCCCTCATGGTCCTGATGCGCGACGCCACCAGCGGTGTCACGACCTACGGGGCATCGCGCACCCTGGGGGTGCCGGCCCCGGATGGCGACGGGAACACCGTCATCGACTTCAACCGGGCCTCGAATCTGCCCTGCGCCTACACCAACTACGCCACCTGCCCGCTGCCGCCGGTCGAGAACAGGCTGCCGATCGCCGTGGAGGCCGGCGAGAAGCTGCCGCCCGCCAGGGTCGAATGA
- a CDS encoding FAD-binding protein: protein MPDAHDETYDVVVVGSGAAAFSTALGAADEGLSVVMIESTDQWGGNTSMSGGGLWLPNNPLMRREGAADSREEALEYMLATIGEPGPASSRARIEAFIDGVDDFVLTAERHGMRFMRDPDYPDYYPELPGGKIGRAVEGMNFDVRRLGEWAATQRGVVPIPVRTNDVWLLGRAWSTPGGFVRGAQFVFRTLGGLVRGKKLVGLGGALAAHFAHAVLVDARVPLRLNSPATGLLTEGERVVGVRVGDGSTVLRARRGVMLGAGGFESNQEWRHRYQDVTGYTSGNPGNLGGPIAIAHDLGAALDYMEDAWWGASLAPYQEGPVMGFLVGERALPYMMIVDGQGRRFANEAESYIDLGHHMNAHDRGGDYWMINDARYNRRYFRTFSIQPGLMKGMAAKGLLARADTLEDLAGRIGVPAGNLRTTVERFNGFARTGRDQDFGKGDSAYDRYYGDPTVRPNSCLGPLTKGPFTAYKLVPGDLGTKGGLVTDVDARVLREDGSVIEGLYAAGNTTASVMGHTYPGPGSTIAPASVFGLRGARHMAASQQ from the coding sequence ATGCCAGATGCACATGACGAGACCTACGACGTGGTGGTGGTCGGTTCCGGTGCCGCCGCGTTCTCCACCGCCCTCGGAGCCGCGGACGAGGGCCTCAGCGTCGTCATGATCGAGAGCACCGATCAATGGGGCGGCAACACCTCCATGTCGGGCGGGGGTCTCTGGCTGCCGAACAATCCGCTCATGAGGCGCGAGGGCGCCGCGGACTCCCGCGAGGAGGCTCTGGAGTACATGCTCGCCACGATCGGCGAGCCCGGCCCGGCGTCCTCGAGAGCGCGCATCGAGGCCTTCATCGACGGCGTCGACGATTTCGTCCTCACCGCCGAGAGGCACGGCATGCGCTTCATGCGCGACCCGGACTACCCCGACTACTACCCCGAGCTGCCCGGCGGCAAGATCGGCCGGGCCGTCGAGGGGATGAACTTCGATGTGCGGAGACTCGGCGAGTGGGCCGCGACCCAGCGCGGCGTCGTCCCGATCCCGGTGCGCACCAACGACGTGTGGCTGCTGGGCCGGGCCTGGTCGACGCCGGGCGGGTTCGTCAGGGGCGCCCAGTTCGTCTTCCGGACCCTCGGGGGCCTGGTGAGGGGTAAGAAGCTCGTCGGCCTGGGCGGGGCGCTGGCCGCCCACTTCGCCCATGCCGTGCTGGTGGACGCCCGGGTCCCGCTGCGCCTCAACAGCCCGGCCACCGGCCTGCTCACCGAGGGCGAGCGGGTGGTCGGCGTCAGGGTCGGCGACGGGTCGACGGTGCTGCGGGCGCGCCGGGGCGTCATGCTGGGTGCCGGCGGCTTCGAGTCCAACCAGGAGTGGCGGCACAGGTATCAGGACGTCACCGGGTACACCTCCGGCAACCCCGGCAATCTGGGAGGGCCGATCGCCATCGCCCACGACCTGGGAGCGGCTCTGGACTACATGGAGGACGCCTGGTGGGGGGCCTCCCTGGCGCCCTACCAGGAGGGCCCGGTGATGGGCTTCCTGGTCGGCGAACGGGCACTGCCCTACATGATGATCGTCGACGGGCAGGGGCGACGATTCGCCAACGAGGCCGAGTCCTACATCGATCTGGGCCATCACATGAACGCTCACGACCGCGGCGGCGACTACTGGATGATCAATGACGCCCGCTACAACAGGCGCTACTTCCGCACCTTCTCCATCCAGCCCGGCCTCATGAAGGGCATGGCGGCCAAGGGACTGCTGGCCAGGGCGGACACCCTGGAGGATCTGGCCGGGCGGATCGGCGTCCCGGCCGGGAATCTGCGCACCACCGTGGAGCGGTTCAACGGCTTCGCCCGGACAGGCCGCGATCAGGACTTCGGCAAGGGGGACTCGGCCTACGACCGCTACTACGGGGACCCGACGGTGCGCCCGAACTCCTGCCTCGGCCCGCTGACGAAGGGACCCTTCACCGCCTACAAGCTGGTCCCCGGGGATCTGGGCACCAAGGGCGGTCTGGTGACCGACGTCGACGCCCGGGTGCTGCGCGAGGACGGGTCGGTCATCGAGGGGCTGTACGCGGCGGGGAACACGACCGCATCGGTGATGGGCCACACCTACCCGGGGCCGGGGTCGACGATCGCCCCGGCCTCGGTGTTCGGGCTGAGAGGGGCTCGCCACATGGCAGCCTCCCAGCAGTAG
- a CDS encoding GNAT family N-acetyltransferase, which produces MNPEAVFPPFGLRIEAGPMVLRPITDDVLPLLIDAALAGIHDPAFMPFTTPWTDASPEDLPMAVAQYHWGVRARWSPAAWSLELAVEWEGRIVGVQAFTTENYLVTRTGETGSWLRLADHGRGIGTRMRQAVCRFAFDHLDAARVTSAAFTDNPASLAVSRKTGYRPNGSTWHARRGRPAEMRRMVLRPEDLVRGEPITVEGAGPFRRFIGLEE; this is translated from the coding sequence GTGAATCCCGAGGCTGTCTTCCCACCCTTCGGGCTGCGCATCGAGGCGGGTCCCATGGTGCTGCGCCCCATCACCGACGACGTCCTGCCGCTACTGATCGACGCCGCCCTGGCCGGAATCCACGATCCCGCGTTCATGCCCTTCACCACGCCGTGGACCGATGCCTCCCCCGAGGATCTCCCCATGGCCGTCGCGCAGTACCACTGGGGCGTGCGGGCGAGGTGGTCGCCTGCCGCGTGGTCCCTGGAGCTCGCGGTGGAGTGGGAGGGCCGGATCGTGGGGGTCCAGGCGTTCACCACCGAGAACTACCTCGTCACCAGGACCGGTGAGACCGGTTCATGGCTGAGGCTGGCCGATCACGGCCGGGGCATCGGCACCCGGATGCGCCAGGCGGTCTGCCGGTTCGCCTTCGACCACCTGGACGCCGCACGAGTCACCTCGGCCGCCTTCACCGACAACCCCGCCTCCCTGGCGGTGAGCCGGAAGACCGGCTACCGCCCGAACGGTTCCACCTGGCACGCGCGGCGAGGGAGACCCGCTGAGATGCGCAGGATGGTGCTCCGCCCCGAGGATCTGGTCCGAGGGGAGCCGATCACCGTCGAGGGGGCCGGGCCCTTCCGCCGCTTCATCGGACTGGAGGAGTAG
- a CDS encoding TetR/AcrR family transcriptional regulator, with protein MKSNRGPAAADSNRRALLASARRLFAERGIGVPLSAIAKDAGVGQGVLYRHFPNRSALAMAVFEDNLAHLDQVAAAARQEHRGRAFKVVWQEVLEMVLTDVAFIEMAVAARRDTRARGADTRLGRLLEPLLAGAREAGEVATLVTTMDLLRTLRACYGVVVTAMDPPTARADVAALMKGLGLPGPDRS; from the coding sequence ATGAAGTCCAACCGCGGGCCGGCCGCAGCCGACAGTAACCGGAGGGCGCTTCTGGCCTCTGCGCGCCGCCTGTTCGCGGAACGGGGCATCGGCGTCCCGCTCTCGGCGATCGCCAAGGACGCGGGGGTGGGCCAGGGGGTGCTCTATCGCCACTTCCCGAACCGGTCGGCCCTGGCCATGGCCGTCTTCGAGGACAACCTGGCCCATCTCGACCAGGTGGCGGCCGCGGCCCGCCAGGAACACCGGGGCCGTGCCTTCAAGGTCGTGTGGCAGGAGGTGCTCGAAATGGTGCTCACCGACGTCGCCTTCATCGAGATGGCAGTCGCGGCGCGTCGCGACACCCGTGCCCGGGGCGCCGACACCCGGCTCGGCCGACTCCTCGAGCCTCTGCTGGCAGGGGCCCGCGAGGCGGGGGAGGTGGCCACCCTGGTGACGACGATGGATCTGCTGCGGACCCTGCGGGCCTGCTACGGGGTCGTGGTGACGGCCATGGACCCGCCCACCGCGCGGGCCGACGTCGCGGCCCTCATGAAGGGTCTGGGGTTGCCGGGACCGGACCGGTCCTGA